A region of the Cannabis sativa cultivar Pink pepper isolate KNU-18-1 chromosome 3, ASM2916894v1, whole genome shotgun sequence genome:
atACCTAATACCCTAATTTCTACATTCATATTCTGATTTGACATTTAATCTCTTATTTGTTTGCTCAAAAATAATAAGCATTCAATGGGTAAATATCTTCAAGGGAATCACAAACTAAAGCAAGtttcgtaaaaataaaaataatgtaaaaaaaaatgataccaactttaaaaactaatttcatcaacattaaaatcaattaattactTCACTAAAAGCATTAGGAAAAAACAATAGTTTCACCAACATTATACTAAAAAATTAtgatacaaactttaaaaatcagtttcatcaacattaaaagaagcaaaaaaaaaaaaaaaaaacagtttcatcaacaagatgacgaaaaaaatataatctaaaagcgatattaactttaaaaatcaatttcatCAACATCAATTGACagctaattatttcattaaaaatacacaatgcctaataaaaaatacacaatgcctaataaccaAACTTTAAAATACTAACTTTTAATCCCgttttgaacatataaattttatatcaatacttaataatcaaacttctaacttcattctctattttggttaatttttttttattttggtcaaTTTCATTCTCCAACATACAATATGGAGCAAAAATAACAAAGAGAACCAGAAACTAAAACTAGAGAGAAAACaacacaaagaaaattaaagagataaAAATGCAATAacaaaccataaaagaataacaaaaaataaataaataaaaacataggAGGGAGAGAAAttgtatataaaaaaacaacaaaaatagagGTAGGTTAATATTATATACTCTACTAATCAAATAATACCCCAATCAAATACAAAACCCACTAAAAATATTAGAGTTGAAGgaaaaaatagagaaataaaaatcttaaaatGCAAATGCAAAATAAACTAAAGAAAAAGGTAAAATCAATTGGGTTAGAAACAAGAACATGAAATATGAGTTTGGATATTAGATTTATAAATAGTAGAAATTACACTTAATATGGGAAAATTATAAgagtttatatttttatagcataaataaataatgctaAGGGATTAcgggttttttttttacatttatatgagCTTTTTTGAtgctatatttttgtaaaaaaagatGGATTTCTCATATTTGTAAACAATAATAAGTTTATCGAAAAAGTCGTCAGCGCAGGAAAAGGCACCGAAAAAGTCACTGGTACCGGGGAAGTCGCCAGAAACATCACCATAAAAATCATCGTCGCCGgaaaaagtcactaaaaaattcataagaagtagatgtctcaaatataaacaaaaacagAACCAGGTCTATAATATaatgaatgaaaataaataacacaaaataactcaaaccggttataattcaaatataattggttttgtaacataatgaataaaaataaataaaataaagtaactcaaataattacaattaaattagaaccagttctataacaatgttataataaataaaaacaaataacacgaaataactcaaaccggttataactaaaatagaatcgATTATATAACAAAATGAATAAGTAGTTTTCACGCAGATAATGAGTGTAATTATTTGGTGGGTTGGAGCATGTTGAATGGATATTTTTGTTTGagctattttatttaattgatttttgtgTGTGAATGTTTATTTTAGTTACTTTACGGAACCAGTTTTTTTGtcttaaatttttaactagttgataaatataaccgatttctttatattatatctgagttattgtgtgttattatttgtatttatttattttgttatggaactggttattttcatatttatgcttcaatattattttttgaaattgatctctatttttaaaaaaaaaaaaaaaaattataatcggttttatgaggtattatgtgttatgaggttttttattgtagaactagttttgtttttagcttatgtttcagtgttttaggaactgatttaccctttattttttaatcgtaatcggtttaaattattgtgtgttacttgtttgtattcattatgttatatagtcggatctattttagttataaccggttttgagttatttcgtgttattggtttttattcattataacactgttatagaaccggttttattttaattataactggtttgagttattttatgttatttattatgttacagaaccatttatatttcaattataaccggtttgagttattagtttttattcatagaaccggttatatttttagttatatctgAGACATTTACTTTTTGTGACTTTTCTGGCGACGGTGACTTTTTCGGCGACGATGACATTTCCAGTGACTTTTTTGGCGACTTTTTCGGTGTCGGTGACTTTTTCTGCAAAACTTATTGTTATTTTACAAATATGGgatttctactttttttttacaaaaatatggcatacaAAAacccatataaatgtaattaaaaaaaaaacctataaacctatagtgttatttattgccataaaaaaataaattatacccTCAATTcccatatttatgaaaattcccCATAAATATATGgtatatcaaataccataaaaaatcttATAAATAGGGCTATTTAAAAGTATGGAAAAATGAAGAtatgttttgatatatatgacataaaaatttaatttccctaaatatggtattttttaaagaaaaacttacaaatatgggaaaaagtcatgaggaatgccataaaaaacattaaatttgtgtttctttttatttattttttcttttttaaaaaaataaaacactaaaataaataaaaaattatctcaACTGTAGatgtttttttttacagaaattaatttttttttttatttaaactactagttgtttttttttccttgtttttttgctaaaaactaattatttcattaaaagtagcagaaaaaaaaaactagtttcatcaatttcattctgaaaaaaaaaacaatataaaaaaatataatctaaaaataatacaaactttaaaaatcagtttcatcaacattgaaagaaactaataatttcattaaaagaataaaaaaatagtttcattatgttattacaaatttttttattttaagttattacttttttattattttgtttctaagttcgaaacttacacttatattttagttttaatattGGTATGCAtggtgtgttgttttgattatatttgtgattagtatttttttttttttgtatttttgtgtatgtattttttttttatttgattgtctgatgaaactggtttcagttaactttataattaacatttatattttgttatgatttcttatagcgtcaaaactggtttcacaggtcgaaactggtttcataggttttaactgttctgtaatgAGGTTTctccatttttatgatattattgtattttttttagtttgtataaaaccagttttattattgtatgatatttgaataataatttttattttattttaaataatcagtttctgacgcacattattttattattttcataactagtttttttttttattgtttttcataattgagttttaagtttcaatattttatttgattatttcaagaaactggtttttatttgtttgtttttattttggttgttttactaactagtttctcacattccactattttttttttgttattcttttatggtttttattgcatttttgtctcttaattttctttgtttctttttttctctttgaatttaatttatgtttctctttgttatatttgctacataatgtatgtttaaatcaattctattttttgagaagcaaataaaaattaaatgccaaaataaagaacgaagttagaagtttggttattaggtattgatgtaaaatttatatgttcaaaacaagtttttaaatttagtatcgtctgtaaaagtttagttattaggcatttgtatttttcattctattattgatgaaactattttttttttgtctcttttaatgaaataattagtttcttttaatattgatgaaactggtttttaaagttagtatcgtttttagattgtaatttctttcattatcttgttgatgaaactattttttttattcttttaatgaaattattagtttctttcaatgttgataaaactagtttttaaagtttgtattctattttagattatatgatttttatattatttttttttcatgatgatgttgatgaaactggtttttttttatgctgtttttactaaaataattagttttgaacaaaaaaaaaaacaaataatagtttaaataaaaaaaaaacaagtttaatttctgtaaaaaaaatgagatgcaaaaatgtacacttattatatatatatatatatatatatatacaaagagaaataaaaatagtttgagaaaaaaaattaaaaaaaaaaaaaaagagagacacaaagagaaattagaaaaaaaaaataaaaaagaaaattagagagagaagagaaagaaagaaaaaaaaaagttagcaactgacttaaaaataaaaagaaaaaagagagccaaaattgactagaaaatatataaaaaagacaaaaaaaaaaaagcttttaaaagctttaataagtaaaaaacagtaaaaaagaaaaaaaaattaagaaaaatataaatgtaaaaatttctttgtcgaattataaatgtaatgtttgaaaaaaaaaagttagtatttggtgtaaattttttaaatagaaaGAAACTCtaaaatgtaaatgtaaaataaactaaaaaaaaataaaactaattaaattagaaataaaAACATGAAATATGGGTTTAGATAAtaggtttacaaaaatatggcatatcaaatactataaaaaatcttaaatatgaaaaaatgtTATAGAAGAGTGGCAAACCTATAAATGTCATAGtattgtaactttttttttacaaaatctcatattttattgtaatttatttttgtaattttattattaaattccataattgatgtaattttaccttaattgatttgcttgattCTTTTATACCAAAACTCACATTACATTAGTAAGAACAGGAATATAACACAATTACACGAATCACCAACCCTAATTTGCACGTCTTACATACTGAGAAAGGATTCCCACCTCCTTTCACCAAGCCATTGATCTTGGGTTCATCATTACTCCTCTTAGCATAAACATTTAACTAATGTTCTTGTTGaccaacaaattttttttttacacatcATACCATATTAAGAGGGAAAAAAGATATAGAGAAAATGAGTGAACCATACTAGCCCTACTATGACCTGGAtaagaatataaattaaatatttaagaatttctgttttattatatttgttaaaGAGGAAAATAGTATTTAGTCCATTCAATTTCGAAACGACCTTTGGAGCTGTCGAAAAGCCTACCACAGCAACAACTGGTTTTTTCAACGCTATATATTATAGgctatttctttctttctcagttTCTCTCTCATATTTTCAAGAATAAGATTCGTGTCATTAATcttccaaaaaagaaaagaaaaaaaaatcaaggaaGGAAGGTGCGAAGTAGTGGTGGATCTGAGATAAATATGGTTATGCAATTGGGAATTAGTAGTACCTATACAAACCCAACTCACCATGGTATTCGTAAAGGCCTTTTACCACCAACAATATCATATTGTTCACTGTCAACGTCTTTGAAATACTCCTTTTCTTATTCCTTACCACTGTTCAAGAAAACTTCATTATCTCTTGCCTCCAGTCATAGTAGTACAGTCCAAAACGATGTCGTTAGAGACCTAATAACAACATCAACAAGAAGAAAACGACAATATGGGATTGTGCAGGCTTCAACCAACGTTGGAGCTTGGGATGGTTGGAAGCCTGAAAAGGCTTCCTCTTCTCCTTCTGTTAGTGACATCCTTTGGCCCTCCGCaggtaattataatttataatcaattattattatttgaaataaaTTATTGGTAGATTTTTCTTGGAATtgaatgtgaaaattgttaGGCGTAAGAGCTAGCTAGCACGAAGAGTAGGGTGTTTCAAGTGGTGATGATGATAATGCAAACAATGCAGCTTGTTGTTGTTTATAAGTAcattatcttcttcttcttgtgtGAGTGTTTTTTTAATAGGCGGGTCCAAGTTCCAACATAGTACATGTCATGCTTAAATTTTGATTGGACTGATTAATAATATCTTATGATAGTAAAAGTCgcaataaatatgtataaaaatacAAGAATAAAAGCAAATATTGAGCATGATTTTATGCTGAATTAAGGGCTGAATTTTCTTCATTCTTTATGACTGATgagttgaatagatatttatatatataatatatgtgaaTAATGTAATAGGGGCATTTGCGGCAATGGCGTTATTAGGAAAGTTGGACCAGTTATTGGCACCTAAAGGTGTTTCTATGACGATTGCTCCTTTGGGAGCTGTTTGTGCTGTCTTATTCGCCTCACCATCTTCTCCTGCTGCTAGGGTAACTTCTCATTATTAATTCCTTCCTTTCATAATCTCAAACTAACTCTAAACTCTtaactctattttttttcttttttttttcgtatttaACCTCTGTCTTTTCTTCTTTATCAAAAGAAAACAGTTGTATTCAGTATATTGCTTAGTGTTAGGTGTAGTATATATATCGAAACGAGTGAGAGAGTTGATCAAGAGGAGTTTGGTAGAAAAATTACTTATACAATTTGCTTTTATAAGCATTAAGCATATTAATTACCAaacaagatatatatattttttttgataaaacaaatatatttgaatgtagaaaataaattatttccacACACATCTCCATTAttcttttttcattatattaatttcttttctatGAACAAAGTTTTTTGATTATGCGAGTCCTTAACTTTTCCAAGGTAATACATCTTGGTCAACAATTTGGACTGAGAAACCTTTATGGACGCTTataattacttatctttcgataGTGCATGACAATTTTCACTTCCGGAtagatattatttaaaaataaataaataaataaaaaagaaaaagaagaagttaTCACATCTATTGAAAATATTCATGAAGCTCTATAAGTTCAAAGTTGAAATTAACTCTATACAAAGAACCAACTTTCTAAAATAACAGCTTGTGGAAATAATGGTTCACAGAACAACATGTTTAGTAACCTACTaaataaaagtaatatataGTAACTGAAAGTTTGTTTTGTCGAAGGTAATAATGAAATCAAATGGAAAATACTCAATTTTCATCTCAATCTTTTATTTGGCTGTATTTTAGAAATTAGAATATCATTCCAACTTGTatgcatattttattttattttattctaattctatttttatttttattcttattcttattttttttttattattcttatttatctattttcatTCCTCCAAGATATCTAAAAAGAAATGATCTTGAAAAAGATGAGACATAACCAACATTCAAAGTATCAGTTTGCATATAACAAACTATTTTACATCGGCAATAAGCACATTTCTCTAATTTACACTCTCTTATATAACTTGTCCTTTAAACAAGGCATTTCATGTAATCCAGAAATGCTTGATTTTCATGCAACTGCAGAATTATCTCTTCGAACAAACTTACGTCTTGTTttgattgattttgtaattttataaaaattggcAAAAACTTTACTTTAATAATCCAAATTAATCCACCCACTACAAGATAATTTAGTCCAATTGACAAACTTGGACAATTTTTCTCTATCCAATATTCCCCATTAAAGTAAGAagctttttacaattttgtagcCAACTTGCTTTCTagtaatttattataagaaaatgGTCAAGTCACTCAATATTTTTGCTCTCTATCTTATGTTCCCCATCATATACATACCAAACAAGTCCCCAGTAAATTTGTTTGGTGGATTACTTATAATTCTTTGACATGATTTAGCTAACTAATTTAgcaattttgttattttggtTTGCAGAAGTATAACATGTTTATGGCCCAAATTGGCTGCGCGGCCATTGGTGTCGCGGCGTTCTCTGTATTTGGTCCAGGGTGGCTTGCAAGGAGTGCTGCTCTGGCTGCTTCCATAGCTTTCATGATTTACACTAAATCTTCCCATCCACCAGGTATCCACAGAATTGCtctagttatttatttatttattttattttatttttctgggtCTACAAGGCATTTTTGAGCTGTGAATCTGATTCTGTAACAATCAATTCTGAAATAATCTCCTACTTGCTTCTTAGAGTTGTTGTATAAGTAAAAGTAATTGCATTAGATGATGTTCGAATAACATGTGTAGGTGACTCTGAAATCTCTAGAAGTTAATTAATCTCAAAAGATCTATAATGGCTTGGCATGAATGAATCCTGTTTTTGTACTTTAAACATAACACGCTGCATCTATATTAGCTTTGTTGATTCCACTTTTAATTTGGtactaataatttttgaatggtATGGCAAAATTTTACAATATGTAGCTGCAAGCTTGCCTATACTTTTCATTGATGGAGCTAAGTTTCATCAATTGAATTTCTGGTATGCTTTATTCCCGGGTGCTGCTGCCTGCATAGTTCTCTGTTTCATTGTAAGTTTTCATATAGTTGATTTACTTCAAATACTTGTTAAAATAGAATAGAGAATCGATAGAGACAAGAATTTTCTACTCGTAATTTTGCATAAATTATGCAATTGTCAGCACGACAATATTTCTCAGGTAATGTTGCATATTACTTACAGTGTGCATATATAAATATCCAAATCCTATATATATAGTGACATAACAATACCGTAAGAGACTCAACTTTCATGAGAATAATGTGAGTTAGGGCCTATCTAAATTATAAAGTAGAATTTTGTTAATATCGTTTGCCCCTTCAAAAGTCATTGAGAATAATGAGCTGCCTAATACTTGTTTGTGAGTACAAACTACATATAAAATCATGTTAGGAGAGAAAACAATATGTCCTTCAcaaaattagtattttaatCCATGATTAATTTAATACAGCTTAACATAATAGTGCCAAGGCCGtgttaaagaaagaaaaatcaaacaaaaatgaaaaactaatCTTAGTCTTAAACCCAAGTGACTTCTTTTTAAACTTCCTATCCTCCtactattttttgttgaaaatatttactaaaaattgatttttgttttttttctcttattttgCAGCAAGAGTTGGTgttgtacttgaagaagaacCTCAAATTTTGATTGTGATTtttcaaaaggaaaaaattCATCATTAATATACTTTTCCCATCAAAGTAGGTGCATAGAGTAGTATTTCATATGAGTATTAAATGGGAAAAATCTTCATCTTGGAAGGCAAGGCAATGGGAGTCTTGTCACCATAATTACCTTATTCTTGATCAAAAGATCAGAATGGGCTTCTCAAAAGATGGAATGGGATATTTGACAGCTTTGGCCAACTTCAACATTCACACAAATTTGGATTTAATCATATGACTTGGAAAAAGTAATAAATTCACTTCGAAGGACAAAGGACATAGCCAGGCCAAATGAGTATATATAATACTGAAAAGTGTCAACCTTTTGCTTGTGTGAAAAGTTTCGTGTGTATTCATAGATAAGATTTAAGATTGTAAGCTTCATTTAAATgagaaaataattcatttactTCAAAAATCAAAATGGCTAATATGAAATTgccaaatcatttttttttgtagggCTTGTTTTATTATAACGAGTCACCCATTTCTTTCTTTATCAATACTGAATAATAGATATCAGTTTCTTACTAGATGATGGAAAGTATTTTTGGAATCTTAAAATGCtttcaaaaatcaaatattttatttagaaagcCTTTTATCATGCTCTTTCAGCTGCTTCAAATCTTTATAAtcgaaatattatttttagtacTCTTTGCTCTTTTTGTTTTGTAAGCATTGAATCTGTTTCTTATGCCCTCTTAGAATGTTCCAAAACATGCATGAATGGTGAGGCACTACTTTTAGGAACTTTCATGCCATCAATAAGAGTTGTGATATTAAAGATCAATACTTGCTTAGGGGTTTTGAAAGTTTTTCAAAGGATGAATCGTGTTTGTTTTTGAATATAATTTGGAAAATATGGAACAAGCGTAACAAAGTTTGGTTCAAAACAAGGAAATTACTTCAATTCTGCCATTGATTTTCAAGTCTCTTCTCTGCTGCATGAATATGTCAAAGCTGAGGATCACAAAATTGAAACTCTAAGTGAAATGATCAATCAAGATTTAGTTGAAGTGGTTTACAGTAACGGTGAGTTATTTAGAAATTTACCTAGCCAAGCTTCTTTAAATTGAATGCAGATGCTACGTACTATTGATAATCACAATTCGAAGATTGGGATTGGAAAAATTGTGAAGAATGATTGAGGGAAAATTGTAGCTGGCTTGTCTACCTCTTTTGATGGTAAATTGTCCCTCTTCTAGCTGAAGCAAAAGTTTTAGTTTGGGCTCTCAACTCGTGTGTATTTGTAGAATTTTCTTTAGAACTGATTGAGTTTGATTGTAAAATTTTGGTGAATCAGACTCAAGCATCTGTCCATACACGCTCTCCTAAACTAGTAACAAATGTTGTCAGTGTGGGCATCGTTATTCGTAGATCGCGAAGTGGCATTACAAGTATCACCACCCACAACAgccattaaaaaattaataactaagAGAATAGAATGAAAAACAACATTTGAATGTAGATTATTAACCCAACCAACAACTATAGTAGAATCACTATTAATAATGGAGATATTGAAGCCAAATTGATGCGCAAAAGTCAACCACAGTATAATAGAAAGTAGCTTTGCCACATTAATAGAAAACTCCACCAACACACTAGTTGCCCATGACAGCCAAACCACCCTCGCTTCATCTTAAATCCCCCCACCCAGCCTAACAACCACTAAAGCATCGGTCACCAGTTCAAAGGACCAAGTTGATGGCAATCTCCACTG
Encoded here:
- the LOC115711410 gene encoding uncharacterized protein LOC115711410 isoform X2, with translation MVMQLGISSTYTNPTHHGIRKGLLPPTISYCSLSTSLKYSFSYSLPLFKKTSLSLASSHSSTVQNDVVRDLITTSTRRKRQYGIVQASTNVGAWDGWKPEKASSSPSVSDILWPSAGAFAAMALLGKLDQLLAPKGVSMTIAPLGAVCAVLFASPSSPAARKYNMFMAQIGCAAIGVAAFSVFGPGWLARSAALAASIAFMIYTKSSHPPAASLPILFIDGAKFHQLNFWYALFPGAAACIVLCFIQELVLYLKKNLKF
- the LOC115711410 gene encoding uncharacterized protein LOC115711410 isoform X1; the protein is MVMQLGISSTYTNPTHHGIRKGLLPPTISYCSLSTSLKYSFSYSLPLFKKTSLSLASSHSSTVQNDVVRDLITTSTRRKRQYGIVQASTNVGAWDGWKPEKASSSPSVSDILWPSAGAFAAMALLGKLDQLLAPKGVSMTIAPLGAVCAVLFASPSSPAARKYNMFMAQIGCAAIGVAAFSVFGPGWLARSAALAASIAFMIYTKSSHPPAASLPILFIDGAKFHQLNFWYALFPGAAACIVLCFIVSFHIVDLLQILVKIE